A genomic region of Streptosporangium lutulentum contains the following coding sequences:
- a CDS encoding sensor histidine kinase — protein MSGYGMALRGDGEHADEEMIGYDRDAVRAEVVESYRSRLRSVGSIALSEEAVVEQLVQQASLVVDDVLSQFYGILFEDVISLPLSMEIGATRAEQGVHPTQSLLAAALMFEAAFPILARRLADDLDQEKTITIGLDLQRSIMVRLAVGSVPYVNFLLAKLLSAYQDERHRIARDLHDRIAHGMGVALQQLDLFEFYRDDPERAAGNVAIAREAIREGLRGTRQLSADLWERVGDDSLEVALGKYLRTTVPRSTRTTLTTFGDETDLPWEVREELYILLREAVRNALLHSGTTEIHVELEGADGVLRAAVSDRGCGFDVVATRQARRGGGLTSMRERAALLGGTVNLSSRVGEGTTVEVLVPLAEDPGLGPWNGWGARSDATDGGGTRDVDRSG, from the coding sequence GTGTCGGGGTATGGGATGGCGCTGCGCGGCGATGGCGAGCATGCCGATGAGGAAATGATCGGTTACGACAGGGATGCTGTTCGTGCGGAGGTGGTGGAGTCCTACCGGTCGCGTCTGCGCTCCGTGGGAAGCATCGCGCTGAGCGAGGAGGCCGTGGTCGAGCAACTCGTCCAGCAGGCGAGCCTGGTCGTCGACGACGTTCTGTCCCAGTTCTATGGAATCCTCTTCGAGGACGTCATATCGCTGCCCCTCAGCATGGAGATCGGCGCGACCCGCGCGGAGCAGGGCGTGCATCCGACGCAGTCGCTCCTCGCGGCGGCGCTGATGTTCGAGGCGGCCTTCCCGATCCTCGCCCGAAGGCTCGCCGACGACCTCGACCAGGAGAAGACGATCACCATCGGCCTGGACCTGCAGCGTTCCATCATGGTGCGGCTCGCCGTCGGGTCGGTGCCCTACGTCAACTTCCTGCTCGCCAAGCTGCTCTCGGCCTACCAGGACGAGCGCCACCGGATCGCGCGGGACCTCCACGACCGGATCGCCCACGGGATGGGAGTGGCGCTGCAGCAGCTCGACCTGTTCGAGTTCTACCGGGACGACCCCGAGCGCGCGGCCGGCAACGTGGCGATCGCCCGGGAGGCGATCCGCGAGGGACTGCGGGGCACCCGGCAGCTCTCGGCGGACCTCTGGGAACGGGTCGGCGACGACAGCCTGGAGGTCGCGCTCGGCAAATACCTGCGGACCACGGTGCCACGCTCCACCCGGACCACCCTGACGACGTTCGGCGACGAGACGGATCTTCCCTGGGAGGTCAGGGAGGAGCTCTACATCCTGCTCAGGGAGGCGGTGCGCAACGCCCTGCTGCACTCGGGCACCACGGAGATACACGTGGAGCTGGAGGGGGCGGACGGCGTGCTGCGCGCGGCGGTCAGCGACCGCGGATGCGGGTTCGACGTGGTGGCGACGCGACAGGCGCGCAGAGGCGGGGGACTGACGTCGATGCGGGAGCGGGCCGCGCTGCTCGGTGGGACCGTCAACCTGTCGAGCCGGGTGGGAGAGGGAACCACGGTCGAGGTCCTGGTGCCGCTGGCGGAAGATCCGGGACTGGGCCCGTGGAACGGATGGGGGGCGAGAAGTGACGCCACAGACGGGGGAGGAACGCGTGACGTTGACCGATCCGGATGA
- a CDS encoding response regulator yields MTLTDPDERRIRVMLADDHTLFRDGLAELIQTDPAFEVVGQAADGDKIIELVPIMRPDIVIVDVEMPGPGARAVVSTLRRVCPEATVIVLTMHQNARIVQELLDCGAAAYLVKNIARDQLIAALHAVHQSPRNILLSVSRETLGHGEPAAGDRPLSAREMEVLRLTADAYSNSQIATRLGITEATVKRHLSNIYAKLGAVSRVDSVRKAMAARLINPAIDSGRNGGRPG; encoded by the coding sequence GTGACGTTGACCGATCCGGATGAGCGGCGCATCAGGGTGATGCTCGCCGACGACCACACCCTGTTCCGTGACGGCCTGGCGGAGCTGATCCAGACGGATCCCGCCTTCGAGGTCGTGGGACAGGCGGCCGACGGCGACAAGATCATCGAACTGGTGCCGATCATGCGGCCGGACATCGTCATCGTGGACGTCGAGATGCCGGGACCGGGCGCCCGGGCGGTCGTCAGCACGCTGAGGCGGGTCTGCCCCGAGGCGACGGTGATCGTCCTGACCATGCACCAGAACGCCAGGATCGTGCAGGAACTGCTCGACTGCGGGGCGGCGGCCTACCTGGTCAAGAACATCGCCCGTGACCAGCTGATCGCCGCCCTGCACGCCGTGCACCAGAGCCCGCGCAACATCCTGCTGTCGGTGTCGCGCGAGACCCTGGGGCACGGGGAGCCGGCCGCGGGGGACCGGCCGTTGTCGGCGCGGGAGATGGAGGTGCTGCGGCTCACCGCCGACGCCTACTCCAACTCCCAGATCGCGACCAGGCTCGGCATCACCGAGGCCACGGTGAAACGGCACCTGTCCAACATCTACGCCAAGCTCGGCGCCGTCTCCCGCGTGGACTCGGTCCGTAAGGCGATGGCCGCCCGGCTCATCAACCCGGCGATCGACTCAGGCCGGAACGGCGGGCGTCCGGGCTGA
- a CDS encoding tryptophan halogenase family protein produces MNHRINNVVILGGGTAGWMAASYLGKVLQGSVRITVLEAPTIPKIGVGEATVPNLQRAFFDVLGIPEEEWMPECNASFKMAVKFVNWRSPGEGSGTPKTLEGGGKDQFYHPFGILRDHDRIPLSHYWYNNVHNGRTDEPFDYACFREPPLMDANLSPRWLDGRRSTAYAWHFDAHLVADFLRRFATGKQGVTHVQDEMTEAVLDERGFVTALRTKGGLTLEGDLFIDCSGFRSLLINKTMAEPFIDMSDHLINDSAVATAVPHDDEANGVEPYTSAIAMPSGWAWKIPMLGRFGSGYVYSSEFASKDEATSDFARLWNLDPENTSFNHIRFRVGRNRRAWVKNVVSIGLASCFLEPLESTGIYFTYAAIFQLSKHFPDKGFNATLIDRFNREIEEMFDDTRDFLQAHFYFSPRVDTPFWKANKELHLTENIKEKMATYKAGLPINQPITDENNYYGNFEAEFRNFWTNGSYYCIFAGLGCLPDQPLPSLTYKERSIEQAQALFADVKQEQRELLASLPSNYEFLRQLHGK; encoded by the coding sequence GTGAATCACCGCATCAATAACGTGGTCATCCTCGGCGGAGGCACGGCGGGATGGATGGCCGCCAGTTACCTCGGCAAGGTGCTCCAGGGCAGCGTGCGGATCACTGTCCTGGAGGCCCCCACGATTCCGAAGATCGGTGTGGGCGAGGCGACCGTGCCGAACCTGCAGCGCGCCTTCTTCGACGTCCTGGGCATCCCCGAGGAGGAGTGGATGCCCGAGTGCAACGCGAGCTTCAAGATGGCGGTCAAGTTCGTCAACTGGCGTTCGCCCGGCGAGGGTTCGGGCACCCCCAAGACGCTGGAAGGCGGCGGGAAGGACCAGTTCTACCACCCGTTCGGAATCCTGCGCGATCACGACCGGATCCCCCTGTCGCACTACTGGTACAACAACGTCCACAACGGCCGCACCGACGAGCCGTTCGACTACGCGTGCTTCCGCGAGCCTCCCCTGATGGACGCCAACCTGTCGCCGCGCTGGCTGGACGGGCGGCGCTCGACCGCCTACGCCTGGCACTTCGACGCCCATCTGGTCGCCGACTTCCTGCGGCGCTTCGCCACCGGCAAGCAGGGCGTCACGCACGTCCAGGACGAGATGACGGAGGCCGTCCTCGACGAACGCGGCTTCGTCACGGCCCTGCGGACGAAGGGCGGCCTCACGCTCGAAGGCGACCTGTTCATCGACTGCTCGGGTTTCCGCAGCCTGCTCATCAACAAGACCATGGCGGAGCCGTTCATCGACATGAGCGACCACCTGATCAACGACAGCGCCGTCGCGACCGCCGTTCCCCACGACGACGAGGCGAACGGGGTCGAGCCGTACACCTCGGCCATCGCGATGCCCTCGGGATGGGCGTGGAAGATCCCGATGCTGGGCCGCTTCGGCAGCGGTTACGTCTACAGCAGCGAGTTCGCCTCCAAGGACGAGGCGACCTCCGACTTCGCCCGGCTGTGGAACCTCGACCCCGAGAACACGTCCTTCAACCACATTCGCTTCCGGGTGGGCCGCAACCGCCGCGCCTGGGTGAAGAACGTCGTCAGCATAGGCCTGGCCTCGTGCTTCCTGGAGCCGCTGGAGTCCACCGGCATCTACTTCACCTACGCCGCGATCTTCCAGCTCTCCAAGCACTTCCCCGACAAGGGGTTCAACGCCACCCTCATCGACAGGTTCAACCGTGAGATCGAGGAGATGTTCGACGACACCCGGGACTTCCTCCAGGCGCACTTCTACTTCTCCCCGCGCGTGGACACCCCGTTCTGGAAGGCCAACAAGGAGCTGCACCTGACCGAGAACATCAAGGAGAAGATGGCCACCTACAAGGCCGGGCTCCCCATCAACCAGCCCATCACGGACGAGAACAACTACTACGGCAACTTCGAGGCCGAGTTCCGCAACTTCTGGACGAACGGCAGCTACTACTGCATCTTCGCCGGCCTGGGCTGCCTGCCCGACCAGCCGCTTCCCTCGCTCACCTACAAGGAACGGTCGATCGAGCAGGCGCAGGCGCTGTTCGCCGACGTCAAGCAGGAGCAGCGGGAGCTGCTGGCCTCGCTGCCGAGCAACTACGAGTTCCTCCGGCAGTTGCACGGCAAGTGA
- a CDS encoding aldehyde dehydrogenase family protein translates to MTATLSDTGTTPRPAPLGHREALWIGGRWTPPITDERFTVLDPAREEVIGSVPAGTAEEARRAVEAAAAAFPGWAALPLEARLRPLRKLLELMEAEADILADTITREVGMPRHLVRGVQVEFALGLLRSYLDALPDHPFEQWVGGSLVLREPVGVVACITPWNVPLLLVMQKLVPALAVGCTVVLKPSEITPLNTFRLVDLLAECDLPPGVVNLVSGSGPVIGSVLAAHPAIAMVSLTGSQRAGRHVSGLAAETVKRVHLELGGKSANVVLEDADLETAVGAGIRQACFNSGQACLAWSRLLVPGSRYEEAVAIAAATADSLGVGDPFDARNDLGPLVSETARARVRDYIRLGEQEGARLVAGGAQAPEGLDRGFYVRPTVFADVHNGMRIAREEIFGPVTVLIPYEDEADAVRIANDSDYGLHGAVWSASTERALAVARRIRTGRIDVNGAPFNLLAPFGGYKHSGNGRELGTWGLEAFCEVKAVQVGAGPVQVDLGAR, encoded by the coding sequence ATGACCGCGACCCTGTCCGACACCGGCACGACCCCCCGGCCGGCGCCGCTCGGCCACCGTGAGGCGCTGTGGATCGGCGGCCGGTGGACACCGCCGATCACCGATGAGAGGTTCACGGTCCTCGACCCCGCGCGGGAGGAGGTCATCGGCAGCGTGCCCGCGGGCACCGCCGAGGAGGCGCGGCGGGCCGTGGAGGCCGCGGCCGCCGCCTTCCCCGGCTGGGCGGCCCTGCCGCTGGAGGCCAGGCTGCGCCCTCTGCGGAAGCTGCTGGAGCTCATGGAGGCCGAGGCGGACATCCTGGCCGACACGATCACCCGCGAGGTGGGCATGCCCCGCCACCTGGTCCGCGGCGTGCAGGTCGAGTTCGCCCTCGGGCTGCTCCGCTCCTACCTCGACGCGCTCCCCGATCATCCCTTCGAACAGTGGGTGGGCGGATCCCTGGTCCTGCGCGAGCCCGTCGGCGTCGTCGCCTGCATCACACCGTGGAACGTCCCGCTGCTGCTCGTCATGCAGAAGCTGGTGCCCGCGCTGGCGGTGGGGTGCACCGTCGTGCTCAAGCCCAGCGAGATCACGCCGCTCAACACCTTCCGCCTGGTCGACCTGCTCGCCGAGTGCGACCTGCCTCCGGGCGTGGTCAACCTCGTCAGCGGGTCCGGTCCGGTCATCGGGTCGGTCCTGGCCGCGCACCCCGCCATCGCGATGGTGTCCCTGACCGGTTCGCAGCGCGCCGGGCGGCACGTCTCCGGGCTCGCCGCCGAAACCGTCAAACGGGTGCACCTGGAGCTCGGGGGCAAGAGCGCCAACGTCGTCCTGGAGGACGCCGACCTCGAGACGGCCGTGGGCGCCGGAATCCGTCAGGCGTGCTTCAACTCGGGTCAGGCCTGCCTGGCCTGGAGCCGCCTCCTCGTCCCGGGATCCCGGTACGAGGAGGCGGTGGCGATCGCCGCCGCGACCGCGGACTCCCTCGGGGTGGGCGACCCGTTCGACGCTCGCAACGACCTGGGCCCGCTGGTCTCCGAGACCGCGCGGGCACGGGTGCGCGACTACATCCGGCTCGGGGAGCAGGAGGGCGCCCGGCTCGTCGCCGGCGGAGCCCAGGCTCCCGAGGGACTGGACCGCGGTTTCTACGTCCGTCCCACCGTCTTCGCCGACGTGCACAACGGGATGAGGATCGCCCGGGAGGAGATCTTCGGGCCGGTCACGGTGCTGATCCCCTACGAGGACGAGGCCGACGCGGTCCGGATCGCCAACGACAGCGACTACGGCCTGCACGGCGCCGTGTGGTCGGCCTCGACGGAGCGGGCGCTGGCGGTCGCCCGCCGGATCCGCACCGGAAGGATCGACGTGAACGGGGCGCCGTTCAACCTGCTCGCGCCGTTCGGCGGTTACAAGCACTCGGGCAACGGGCGCGAGCTGGGCACCTGGGGCCTGGAGGCGTTCTGCGAGGTCAAGGCGGTGCAGGTCGGCGCGGGCCCGGTGCAGGTCGACCTCGGCGCCCGCTGA
- a CDS encoding acyl-CoA dehydrogenase family protein produces the protein MEPMTGEWWTDWEEEDPLFRQLRLTVRQTLRDSGGSPKQAWDALTDVGAWDFGVPLDRGGLELGHAVVSMLCEEVGCSTQPLPLLGTLVTLDLLSASSTHPGLLDQVRTGELPVPIPGRLPGLAGCLSTGLEWRADPAGGRGLLSGTAGPFSVGVQPGALLLLTETGQGPEASLVTLPATGVELRELADRGGGPTASAVLTDVRVSEESVLLRGHEAEQALARVGLRVAVYQAALLTGLAAATLTAVVERIRSRQQFGQSLVKHQAPRLRVAGLLARLDAIRWAVADAAKSLDKGALGSSDAAGLLALTAETALDVTREAVHLHGASGLARDSVVASCYRRVAWEALRGGRPTLLWETAAGTY, from the coding sequence ATGGAACCGATGACCGGCGAGTGGTGGACCGACTGGGAGGAGGAGGATCCGCTCTTCCGCCAGCTCCGCCTGACCGTGCGGCAGACGTTACGCGACAGCGGCGGGAGCCCCAAGCAGGCGTGGGACGCGCTGACCGACGTCGGCGCCTGGGATTTCGGGGTACCGCTGGACCGCGGCGGACTGGAGCTGGGGCACGCCGTGGTGAGCATGCTGTGCGAGGAGGTCGGCTGCTCGACGCAGCCGCTGCCCCTGCTCGGCACGCTCGTCACCCTGGACCTGCTCTCCGCCTCGTCCACCCACCCCGGCCTGCTCGACCAGGTCAGGACGGGCGAGTTGCCGGTCCCGATCCCCGGCCGGCTTCCGGGCCTCGCCGGGTGCCTGTCCACCGGCCTGGAGTGGCGGGCGGATCCGGCCGGGGGCCGCGGCCTGCTGTCCGGCACCGCGGGCCCCTTCTCCGTGGGGGTCCAGCCGGGCGCCCTGTTGCTGCTCACCGAGACCGGGCAGGGTCCCGAGGCGAGCCTCGTCACCCTGCCCGCCACCGGCGTGGAGCTGCGCGAACTGGCCGACCGGGGCGGTGGGCCGACCGCGTCGGCGGTTCTCACCGACGTGCGCGTCTCCGAGGAGTCGGTGCTCCTTCGAGGTCATGAGGCGGAGCAGGCGCTGGCCCGCGTGGGCCTGCGCGTGGCGGTCTACCAGGCCGCGCTCCTGACCGGACTGGCCGCGGCCACGCTCACGGCGGTGGTGGAGCGGATCCGCAGCCGCCAGCAGTTCGGTCAGTCGCTGGTGAAGCACCAGGCGCCCCGGCTGCGGGTCGCGGGACTGCTGGCCCGGCTGGACGCCATCCGCTGGGCCGTCGCCGACGCCGCCAAGTCCCTGGACAAGGGGGCGCTGGGATCGTCGGACGCGGCCGGGCTCCTCGCCCTGACCGCGGAGACGGCCCTGGACGTCACCCGTGAGGCCGTGCACCTGCACGGCGCGTCCGGGCTGGCCCGCGACTCCGTCGTGGCCTCCTGCTACCGGCGGGTCGCCTGGGAGGCGCTGCGCGGCGGCCGGCCGACCCTGCTCTGGGAAACCGCCGCGGGCACGTACTGA
- a CDS encoding acyl-CoA dehydrogenase family protein: protein MLTSELLWEHSEAPVRALRDEIREILATAPIAEARRRRDPRPIHRALGRAGLLAPQWPVEYGGRGVSHVTAAVLVEELAMHDVPDLLHTLTVSIVGTTLLNCAGPEMRARHLPGFAAGTSYGCVLFSEPQAGSDLSVLSTRAARHGDGYRLYGTKTHSIFAKLADSALCLARDDNDALTLFLVPLTGEGVGIEPIPALMDDNFHEVTLNGVTVGAEDVVGDPGQGWAIVVKTLAYERTGLDYYVKALRWHRAATERMRDEFTQHDAIGLARLNTRLVAAGTLVRRVLTRLDRGELNEDEAAAAKWYTTELAAEIAWWAAERGGDRAMIAEEDGIADPLDVAAREAPGMRISGGTSEMMLETLARLRLDSGVEVRP from the coding sequence ATGCTCACGTCTGAACTCCTGTGGGAGCACAGCGAGGCGCCGGTGCGGGCACTGCGCGACGAGATCCGCGAGATCCTCGCCACGGCGCCGATCGCCGAGGCCCGGCGGCGGCGTGATCCTCGGCCGATCCACCGGGCACTGGGCCGCGCGGGGCTGCTCGCGCCGCAGTGGCCCGTGGAGTACGGCGGCCGGGGCGTGAGCCACGTGACCGCCGCCGTACTGGTCGAGGAACTGGCCATGCACGACGTCCCGGACCTGCTGCACACGCTGACCGTGTCGATCGTCGGCACGACGCTGCTGAACTGCGCCGGCCCGGAGATGCGGGCCAGGCACCTGCCCGGCTTCGCCGCGGGCACCTCCTACGGCTGCGTGCTGTTCAGCGAACCGCAGGCGGGATCGGACCTTTCGGTGCTGTCCACCCGGGCGGCCCGCCACGGCGACGGCTACCGGCTGTACGGCACCAAGACGCACTCGATCTTCGCCAAACTCGCCGACTCGGCCCTCTGCCTGGCCCGCGACGACAACGACGCGCTGACCCTGTTCCTCGTCCCCCTCACCGGCGAGGGGGTCGGCATCGAGCCGATCCCGGCCCTGATGGACGACAACTTCCACGAGGTCACGCTGAACGGCGTGACGGTGGGCGCCGAGGACGTCGTGGGCGATCCCGGCCAGGGCTGGGCCATCGTCGTCAAGACCCTGGCCTACGAGCGGACCGGTCTGGACTACTACGTCAAGGCGCTGCGCTGGCACCGCGCCGCCACGGAGCGGATGCGGGACGAGTTCACGCAGCACGACGCGATCGGCCTGGCCCGGCTCAACACCCGTCTCGTCGCGGCGGGCACGCTGGTCCGGCGGGTCCTGACCCGGCTGGACCGGGGTGAGCTCAACGAGGACGAGGCGGCGGCGGCGAAGTGGTACACCACCGAACTGGCCGCCGAGATCGCCTGGTGGGCCGCCGAACGCGGCGGCGACCGGGCGATGATCGCGGAGGAGGACGGGATCGCCGATCCCCTCGACGTGGCGGCACGCGAGGCGCCGGGAATGCGGATCTCGGGCGGGACCTCGGAAATGATGCTCGAGACGCTGGCCCGGCTACGTCTCGACTCCGGGGTGGAGGTACGGCCGTGA
- a CDS encoding condensation domain-containing protein: MTAGLTSPRPEAGARTRDEDLLAGLPAHKRDLARLLLQARAPVPAHPVPREKNGPVPATPTQARLWRHAGGAPSAGTGSHAVRLRGPLDPGTLATALTTVLGRHEALRTRLADGPGGPLQSVSAEPYLRLRTLDLSDVSAANRAAETARQVARSAGRALDLASGESTRFRLLRLGEDDHVLILAAHLAVFDGWSSAVFLKDLSDAYRGRVCAPPALQFPDFAAWQHRWLDGPGGTAELDHWRQALAGLPAVRPERGFDRGHLPVGLDPKATSAGFALGSAEGATPFMTLLAALAVVLARRGERRGDGRDVVVGTPMAGRVFPGMEDMVGQFTTVVPIRVDCSGRPSFRALLRRVRAAVADALAHQRLPVDTLFGEGTDRSVPPYSVLFALHNYPAVPLDLPGIEVSQVPGPPARHLELYSPVPAGTLACVGLVERDGRVSGTAEYNRLAATAAEVGDLVDGIGDVLSAAVGEPESALLT, encoded by the coding sequence GTGACCGCCGGGCTCACGAGCCCCCGCCCGGAGGCGGGCGCCCGGACGCGCGACGAGGACCTCCTGGCCGGGCTTCCGGCGCACAAGCGGGATCTGGCGCGTCTCCTCCTGCAAGCACGGGCGCCCGTGCCCGCCCATCCGGTGCCACGCGAGAAGAACGGCCCGGTTCCGGCGACCCCGACGCAGGCCCGGCTGTGGCGGCACGCGGGCGGCGCCCCCTCGGCGGGGACGGGATCGCACGCCGTACGGCTGCGCGGTCCGCTCGATCCGGGAACCCTGGCCACCGCGCTCACCACCGTGCTGGGACGGCACGAGGCGCTGCGCACGCGGCTGGCCGACGGCCCCGGAGGTCCTCTGCAGAGCGTCTCGGCGGAGCCGTACCTGCGGCTGCGGACGCTGGACCTCTCCGACGTCTCGGCGGCGAACCGCGCCGCCGAGACGGCGCGGCAGGTGGCCCGGAGCGCGGGGCGGGCCCTGGACCTCGCCTCGGGCGAAAGCACCCGGTTCCGGCTGCTTCGCCTTGGCGAGGACGACCACGTGCTCATCCTCGCGGCGCACCTGGCGGTCTTCGACGGGTGGTCGTCGGCGGTGTTCCTCAAAGACCTGTCCGACGCCTACCGGGGGCGCGTCTGCGCCCCGCCCGCGCTGCAGTTCCCCGATTTCGCCGCCTGGCAGCACCGCTGGCTCGACGGGCCCGGCGGGACCGCCGAGCTCGACCACTGGAGGCAGGCCCTGGCCGGGCTGCCCGCCGTCCGCCCGGAGCGCGGATTCGACCGCGGCCACCTCCCCGTCGGCCTGGACCCGAAGGCCACCTCCGCCGGGTTCGCGCTGGGCTCGGCCGAAGGCGCGACGCCGTTCATGACACTGCTCGCCGCGCTGGCCGTGGTGCTCGCGCGCCGCGGGGAACGCCGGGGCGACGGCCGCGACGTGGTCGTCGGGACCCCCATGGCCGGCCGGGTCTTCCCCGGGATGGAGGACATGGTGGGGCAGTTCACGACGGTCGTGCCGATCCGGGTGGACTGCTCGGGACGGCCGTCGTTCCGAGCCCTGCTGCGCCGGGTGCGCGCGGCCGTGGCGGACGCGCTCGCCCACCAGCGGCTGCCGGTGGACACGCTGTTCGGCGAGGGCACGGATCGGTCCGTCCCGCCGTACTCGGTCCTCTTCGCGCTGCACAACTACCCCGCGGTCCCGCTCGACCTGCCGGGGATCGAGGTGAGCCAGGTCCCGGGCCCTCCGGCCCGGCACCTGGAGCTCTACAGCCCGGTCCCGGCGGGGACCCTGGCCTGCGTGGGGCTGGTCGAGCGGGACGGCCGGGTATCCGGTACCGCCGAGTACAACCGCCTCGCGGCCACCGCCGCCGAGGTCGGCGACCTCGTGGACGGCATCGGGGATGTACTGTCCGCGGCCGTCGGCGAGCCGGAATCCGCCCTACTCACCTGA